In Haloterrigena turkmenica DSM 5511, a single genomic region encodes these proteins:
- the lrpA1 gene encoding HTH-type transcriptional regulator LrpA1, which translates to MSTQATEDRILEVLEEDAQASYAEIAERANVSKPTVRKYINQLEEDGVIVGYSADIDPKKLSSKTIAMVGIDVSSERYVEATKALKELDEVEALYSSSGDHMLMAEVRAADGDALGEIISDQLLEIDGVTAAHPSFLQERLK; encoded by the coding sequence ATGAGTACACAGGCTACGGAAGATCGCATCCTCGAGGTGTTAGAGGAGGATGCACAGGCGTCCTACGCCGAGATCGCCGAGCGGGCGAACGTCTCGAAACCGACCGTTCGCAAGTACATCAACCAGCTCGAGGAGGACGGCGTCATCGTCGGCTACTCGGCCGACATCGACCCGAAAAAGCTCTCGAGTAAGACGATCGCGATGGTGGGGATCGACGTCTCGAGCGAGCGCTACGTCGAGGCGACGAAGGCGCTGAAGGAGTTAGACGAGGTCGAGGCGCTGTACAGTTCCAGCGGCGACCACATGCTGATGGCCGAGGTCCGTGCGGCCGACGGCGACGCCTTGGGTGAGATCATCTCCGACCAGCTACTCGAGATCGACGGCGTCACTGCGGCACATCCCTCTTTCCTCCAGGAACGACTGAAGTAG
- a CDS encoding SRPBCC family protein — MATYERRTTIEAPLADVWAFHSRVEGLEAVTPDWMNLRVEAILGPDGEPDPDVLEAGTELALSIRPFGVGPRQHWTSLITDRERGDGSASFRDEMVRGPFDRWEHTHSFFADGERTVLRDRVAYELPGSGVAGLGRLTDVAAPFSRVGFEAMFRTRHRLTKERLE, encoded by the coding sequence ATGGCGACCTACGAACGCCGGACGACGATCGAGGCGCCGCTCGCCGACGTCTGGGCCTTTCACTCCCGCGTCGAGGGCCTCGAGGCGGTGACGCCCGATTGGATGAACCTGCGCGTCGAGGCGATCCTCGGTCCCGACGGCGAACCCGATCCGGACGTACTCGAGGCCGGAACCGAACTCGCGCTGTCGATACGTCCGTTCGGCGTCGGGCCGCGCCAGCACTGGACGTCGCTGATCACGGACCGCGAGCGCGGCGACGGCAGCGCCTCCTTTCGCGACGAGATGGTCCGCGGTCCGTTCGACCGCTGGGAACACACCCACTCGTTTTTCGCCGACGGCGAGCGGACGGTGCTCCGGGACCGCGTCGCGTACGAACTCCCGGGCAGCGGCGTCGCCGGCCTCGGCCGTCTCACTGACGTCGCCGCGCCGTTCTCGAGGGTCGGCTTCGAAGCGATGTTCCGCACGCGCCATCGGTTGACGAAGGAGCGTCTCGAGTGA
- a CDS encoding nitrous oxide reductase accessory protein NosL has product MNGPNGRPLERRRLLGVLGAGLLAGGAGCLGGDGGDGEDEGEDEPRTVDPTIEHPGDEPVAFTDEQNCPICNMTPADYPAWHGQVAHEDGTGAAFDTPGCLFAYLVITTSDSPVAGAWISDYETGDLIDATEASYVLITDETAVDDIMKINPRSFAERDDAVAFLEEYDAEELTEEDIIEFDEIDRETAEIYRGNRM; this is encoded by the coding sequence ATGAACGGACCGAACGGGCGTCCCCTCGAGCGACGACGGCTACTCGGCGTCCTCGGGGCTGGCCTCCTCGCGGGGGGCGCCGGCTGTCTGGGTGGGGACGGCGGCGACGGCGAAGACGAAGGAGAAGACGAGCCGCGGACGGTAGACCCGACCATCGAACATCCGGGCGACGAACCCGTCGCGTTCACCGACGAGCAGAACTGTCCGATCTGCAATATGACGCCGGCCGACTACCCCGCCTGGCACGGTCAGGTCGCCCACGAGGACGGGACGGGGGCCGCTTTCGATACCCCGGGCTGTCTGTTCGCCTATCTCGTCATCACCACGTCCGACTCGCCCGTCGCCGGCGCCTGGATCTCCGACTACGAGACGGGCGACCTCATCGACGCGACCGAGGCGTCCTACGTGCTCATTACCGACGAGACCGCCGTCGACGATATCATGAAGATTAACCCGCGGTCGTTCGCCGAGCGGGACGACGCCGTCGCCTTCCTCGAGGAGTACGATGCGGAAGAACTGACCGAGGAGGACATCATCGAGTTCGACGAGATCGACCGCGAGACGGCCGAGATCTATCGCGGCAATCGCATGTGA
- a CDS encoding DMT family transporter, with amino-acid sequence MDERTVGIGYVLASAVGFGTVGIFGTLGGDVGLSIPTILAFRFAIASAVLWGLLAAQGRQNLLNGRLLGWAALLGIGGYGGMSGFYFWGLEHLTAGLVAIVLFTFPAIVVAVTLFTSPDRISGPLVAALCLSLGGVALIVGADPAGADPRGVVIVLGSAICYAGYMLGSERVLESVDPQVLTAHVLPASGLLFLAIGAARGTFAVPAATEPTAWGVLIALAMFSTAIPISLLYAGLSRIGASRASIISTAEPAVAVVLGAAVLDEPVTATTVLGGTLVVVGVIVIQRRT; translated from the coding sequence ATGGACGAGCGGACGGTCGGGATCGGCTACGTGCTCGCGTCGGCCGTCGGGTTCGGAACCGTCGGCATTTTCGGGACGCTCGGGGGCGACGTCGGCCTCTCGATTCCGACGATTCTCGCGTTTCGGTTCGCCATCGCGTCGGCGGTCCTCTGGGGGTTGTTGGCCGCACAGGGTCGTCAGAACCTTCTCAACGGTCGATTGCTCGGCTGGGCGGCACTCCTCGGGATCGGCGGCTACGGCGGCATGAGCGGCTTCTACTTCTGGGGACTCGAGCATCTCACCGCGGGACTGGTCGCGATCGTCCTCTTCACGTTTCCGGCGATCGTCGTCGCCGTCACGCTCTTCACGTCGCCCGACCGGATCAGCGGGCCCCTCGTCGCGGCGCTCTGTCTCTCGCTCGGCGGCGTGGCGCTGATCGTCGGTGCGGACCCCGCCGGTGCCGATCCGCGAGGCGTGGTCATCGTGCTCGGTTCGGCGATCTGCTACGCGGGCTACATGCTGGGCAGCGAGCGCGTCCTCGAGTCGGTCGATCCGCAGGTGCTGACGGCCCACGTGCTGCCGGCGTCGGGGCTCCTGTTTCTCGCGATCGGCGCGGCGCGGGGGACGTTCGCGGTGCCGGCGGCGACCGAGCCGACCGCGTGGGGCGTGTTGATCGCGCTCGCGATGTTCTCGACGGCGATTCCGATTAGTCTCCTCTACGCCGGCCTATCGAGAATCGGGGCGAGCAGGGCGAGCATCATCAGCACGGCCGAACCGGCAGTCGCCGTCGTCCTCGGTGCGGCAGTGCTCGACGAACCAGTGACGGCGACGACGGTGCTGGGCGGCACGCTGGTCGTCGTCGGCGTCATCGTGATCCAGCGGCGAACGTAG
- a CDS encoding class I SAM-dependent methyltransferase has protein sequence MTDERERWNERYGDVEFELPDEPIPELERRIATLPEGRALDVATGTGRNALFLAEHGYEVDAIDISDAAIERARDRADERGLEVNWQRADLDDVELPTDEYDVLAVSFFAALEHLPDLKDALAPGGVLVYEHHLRSSNPVEVGPSSERFRYRSNDLLRACLDLTILSYAERRRPVAGGTAAVATLVARNSRGGTQSYPMLEE, from the coding sequence ATGACCGACGAGCGCGAGCGGTGGAACGAGCGGTACGGCGACGTCGAGTTCGAACTTCCCGACGAGCCGATTCCGGAACTCGAGCGGCGGATCGCCACGCTGCCCGAGGGGCGGGCACTCGACGTCGCGACCGGGACCGGACGGAACGCGCTCTTTCTCGCCGAGCACGGGTACGAGGTCGACGCGATCGACATCTCCGACGCGGCGATCGAGCGGGCGCGAGACCGAGCCGACGAGCGCGGCCTCGAGGTGAACTGGCAGCGAGCCGATCTGGACGACGTCGAACTCCCGACCGACGAGTACGACGTGCTCGCCGTGAGCTTCTTCGCTGCGCTCGAGCACCTGCCCGACCTCAAGGACGCGCTGGCGCCCGGCGGCGTCCTCGTCTACGAACACCACCTCCGCTCTTCGAATCCGGTCGAGGTCGGCCCCTCGAGCGAGCGCTTCCGGTACCGATCGAACGACCTCCTGCGGGCGTGTCTCGACCTGACGATCCTCTCCTACGCGGAGCGGCGCCGCCCAGTCGCGGGCGGGACGGCCGCGGTGGCGACGCTGGTCGCGCGAAACTCCCGGGGCGGCACCCAGTCGTATCCGATGCTCGAGGAGTAA
- a CDS encoding TlpA family protein disulfide reductase, whose amino-acid sequence MNRRELLAGLGSAGALAGAGTLLRIGPPSFGADGPGMSDGDESLEVETIDARGSEAGTVRVPTDAVTLVTFFVTGCGNCQAQIPELAAARDRLRERRGDAVRFLAATYQRSETLSPSALREWWATHGGDWAVGYDAGLAGAYGVVGYPTTIVVDPNGEKRWHETAVLDRETIVRDVDAELEAEDTDGDREKEPFDETAGESTASRIGDSGT is encoded by the coding sequence ATGAACAGACGCGAACTCCTCGCCGGTCTCGGAAGCGCGGGCGCCCTCGCCGGCGCCGGGACCCTGCTGCGAATCGGGCCGCCGTCGTTCGGCGCCGACGGTCCGGGGATGAGCGACGGCGACGAGTCCCTCGAGGTGGAAACGATCGACGCGCGCGGGAGCGAGGCGGGGACGGTCCGCGTTCCGACCGACGCGGTCACGCTCGTCACGTTTTTCGTCACCGGCTGCGGCAACTGTCAGGCACAGATTCCCGAACTCGCCGCCGCCCGCGATCGGCTCCGGGAGCGACGCGGCGACGCCGTCCGATTCCTCGCGGCCACCTACCAGCGCTCCGAGACGCTGTCGCCGTCCGCGCTCCGCGAGTGGTGGGCGACCCACGGCGGCGACTGGGCCGTCGGCTACGACGCCGGACTGGCCGGCGCCTACGGCGTCGTCGGCTACCCGACCACGATCGTCGTCGATCCGAACGGCGAGAAGCGGTGGCACGAGACCGCCGTCCTCGATCGCGAGACGATCGTTCGGGACGTCGACGCCGAACTCGAGGCCGAGGATACCGACGGTGACCGTGAGAAGGAGCCGTTCGACGAAACGGCCGGCGAGTCGACGGCGTCGCGCATCGGTGACTCAGGGACGTAA
- the trkA gene encoding Trk system potassium transporter TrkA: MILIIGAGSVGSNLAADLAESNDVVVIDRNADLVDELRSQHDVTGVVGDGRSAATLREAGIDRAEIVVASTDSDAANVMVCNAAKQAGDPHTIARVKEVGLFETWQSLDEGLGVDTMLCIDKLAAEAVVRTIALPGAHAVDTFADDQVEVAEFEIGEDTPITGQSVAEADRYASTTFAAILRDDDVIIPTGETVIQSGDCVVVIGSLASISRFAEDVSAQQPLKSEDDIVIVGGDVLGYQIAQQFETRGWTPEIVERDPEQASQLTTRLRGSSVAETDVTNIGGFNPDVLTGADLVVGTVDDNTNYLLAQLAREFDVARTAAVVDNPEVVDLFEETGLDVIVHPEDIIVSEILRTIYEPSPEEVGVLGHDDAEVLEVLIDSESALAGKALRDVTDQLPSGIVIGAIVRNEQLQIPRGNKIIQTGDRVIAFVDASVAAEVAELI, translated from the coding sequence ATGATTCTCATCATCGGTGCCGGGAGCGTCGGATCGAATTTGGCCGCTGACCTCGCGGAATCCAATGATGTGGTTGTCATCGACCGAAATGCGGACCTGGTCGATGAGCTTCGTTCACAACACGACGTGACCGGGGTCGTCGGCGACGGTCGCTCGGCAGCGACGCTCCGGGAGGCGGGCATCGATCGGGCGGAGATCGTCGTCGCGAGCACCGATAGTGACGCGGCGAACGTCATGGTCTGCAACGCGGCCAAGCAGGCCGGCGATCCCCACACCATCGCCCGCGTCAAGGAGGTCGGGTTGTTCGAGACCTGGCAGTCGCTCGACGAGGGGCTCGGCGTCGACACGATGCTGTGTATCGACAAGCTCGCGGCCGAAGCCGTCGTTCGGACGATCGCGCTTCCGGGCGCCCACGCCGTCGATACCTTCGCCGACGATCAGGTGGAGGTCGCCGAGTTCGAAATCGGGGAGGACACGCCGATAACCGGTCAGAGCGTCGCGGAGGCGGATCGCTACGCGTCGACGACGTTCGCGGCGATCCTCCGGGACGACGACGTCATCATCCCGACCGGGGAGACGGTGATCCAGTCGGGGGACTGCGTCGTCGTGATCGGCAGTCTCGCCAGCATCAGCCGCTTTGCGGAGGACGTTTCCGCTCAGCAGCCGTTGAAATCCGAAGACGACATCGTGATCGTCGGCGGCGACGTGCTGGGCTACCAGATCGCACAGCAGTTCGAGACCCGGGGTTGGACGCCGGAAATCGTCGAGCGCGATCCGGAGCAGGCGTCGCAGTTGACGACCCGGCTCCGCGGCTCGTCGGTCGCGGAGACCGACGTGACGAACATCGGCGGCTTCAACCCCGACGTGTTAACGGGCGCCGATCTGGTCGTCGGCACGGTCGACGATAACACGAACTACCTCCTGGCGCAGTTGGCCAGGGAATTCGACGTCGCCAGAACCGCGGCCGTCGTCGACAATCCCGAGGTCGTCGACCTCTTCGAGGAAACCGGACTCGACGTGATCGTCCACCCCGAAGACATAATCGTCAGCGAGATCCTCCGGACCATTTACGAGCCGAGTCCGGAGGAAGTCGGCGTCCTGGGACACGACGACGCCGAAGTGCTCGAGGTCCTCATCGATTCGGAGAGCGCCCTCGCCGGGAAAGCCCTCCGGGACGTTACCGACCAGCTTCCGTCCGGGATCGTAATCGGCGCGATCGTCCGCAACGAGCAGCTGCAAATCCCGCGGGGCAACAAGATCATCCAAACCGGTGATCGGGTCATCGCGTTCGTTGACGCTTCCGTCGCCGCCGAGGTCGCCGAACTAATCTGA
- a CDS encoding sister chromatid cohesion protein PDS5 — protein MSEPNEIAEGGEIGRGDGIEVTVGIDQLEDFLTADDSDVREYAARTLATKAAERPEDVRSAVASLTDRLEDEPSIRSHAAAALSAVAADHPGAVRESIPTLTDRLEGEARSASSTSGEAASAVVRANAADALASVATDRPITVVDSIEALGRYATDENERVRVRTTDALAAIADAEPERVTSVVDDVAAAAEDETVAVRENATAILAAVAATDPDAVLEAVPALVDRLGGSGEEDAAGDPTQFGDDAAIRGHAMDALREIARDSPAALADAVDPIAAQLADDREEIRRDAAVALEAIATARPEAVTDAVDRLADRLDDTAEIRRECVGALREVSGTAPQTVVSAVSALVDRLEDSNETVRTDAAGTLASVAVERPIAITDAVRPLARRLETDVEPVRSHGVAAIAAVADAQPDTVEPVVTELAAVADADDETVRLDAVRAIAAVAASSPDAIRPVVPALADRVDDPHEPVRRPAADALAALAREMPVDGTDVPALLETLEGEAGTASDADDEWMQGYAARGLADVARSAIADAHPAVRSLIRRLGDDAAAVRRAATRDLVSVAAERPLAVRDAVAPLAERLDDEDATVRNNAAIVLSRVAASAPDDVREDGVLVSLLAALDDSDHTVRRTVRRTLAEIAPADDAAADRRPALSLAVAETTAESERVRVAACEALATLGLESGAEAEAVVEALSAALVDPTPAVRVAALEALATTLAADADVEPTPTDVVLESLSGDDDRSAAVAAALGDVAQRDSEPVAAAASSLLERFTPGGADAPALRRALTTVVAVDDGNAVTGALVDRLESDGDGDWRATAGEIARLAATAPDDAATARDRLADVLADGTPDGSGAPPADEAVRGYAALALGTLAVTDHDDGDALESGLEAIDNRLLDAASLAAGGETPTHTDGINTQLSGMGDRLDAEPWVAGLAVLALAVLADESATLRPTGIEKIAGGLEADSPVVRVTTGRVLETMADDDPSGFANAVPALLAALEDPDADVRATAAGALAACAQSDDGSPLEDVGRTPLSVLESRLTDPDGRVRARAVRTLAALEATETRPAIELLTDDPVPAVAAAAEGAATRLADATDALPDSDDGDAAGWPMTRAGPARTGHAVGGRPLGRRPTERWRDDPEDAAIEAAPAVVGETVAVGRDDGSVAALDLEDGRERWRFETGGPVRAAPAVAEGRVVVGSADGAVYAIDAETGEREWRYQTDGRVRTAPVVADGTVYVGSDALHAIDLESGRPIWAVDRPGEFAGPTVADGTVYVAVDDRLLALEAADGDRRWERTFERPIGTPPAVADGTVYVASGETLLALSGDDGSRRFRFDTGARIETAPAVADGTAYVASSDGSCYAVETARGTERWRVDVGTATTGPAVVGEAVYLATDDGRLLALTAGDGRRRWRLEREATATELVVSSATLWLVDDGVAALGGSRSSLTESLSGLFTRFGGDS, from the coding sequence ATGTCAGAACCTAACGAAATCGCGGAGGGTGGGGAAATCGGACGCGGAGACGGGATCGAAGTCACCGTCGGAATCGACCAACTCGAGGACTTTCTCACGGCCGACGATTCCGACGTCCGGGAGTACGCCGCGCGGACGCTCGCCACGAAGGCCGCCGAGCGGCCGGAGGACGTTCGCTCGGCCGTCGCGTCGCTGACCGACCGCCTCGAGGACGAGCCGTCGATCAGGTCCCACGCCGCCGCGGCGCTGTCGGCCGTCGCGGCCGACCATCCCGGCGCCGTCCGCGAGTCGATCCCCACACTGACCGACCGGCTGGAGGGCGAGGCGCGGAGCGCCTCGAGTACGAGCGGCGAAGCCGCGAGTGCGGTCGTCCGCGCGAACGCGGCCGATGCGCTCGCGTCGGTCGCGACCGACAGGCCGATCACCGTCGTCGACTCGATCGAGGCCCTCGGACGCTACGCGACCGACGAGAACGAGCGCGTGAGGGTTCGCACGACGGACGCCCTCGCGGCCATCGCCGACGCCGAGCCCGAGCGGGTCACGTCCGTTGTCGACGACGTCGCCGCCGCGGCCGAGGACGAGACGGTCGCCGTCCGCGAGAACGCCACGGCGATCCTCGCCGCAGTCGCGGCGACCGATCCCGATGCCGTCCTCGAGGCCGTCCCGGCGCTGGTCGATCGGCTCGGGGGCAGCGGGGAGGAAGACGCTGCGGGCGACCCGACGCAGTTCGGCGACGACGCCGCGATCAGAGGCCACGCGATGGACGCGCTCCGCGAGATCGCGCGCGACTCCCCGGCAGCGCTCGCGGACGCGGTCGACCCGATCGCCGCCCAACTCGCCGACGACCGGGAGGAGATCCGCCGTGATGCCGCCGTCGCCCTCGAGGCGATCGCGACGGCTCGGCCCGAAGCGGTCACCGACGCCGTCGATCGACTCGCGGACCGACTCGACGACACGGCGGAGATTCGTCGCGAGTGCGTCGGCGCGCTCCGCGAGGTCTCGGGCACTGCGCCCCAAACCGTCGTCTCCGCCGTTTCGGCACTTGTCGACCGACTCGAGGATTCGAACGAGACCGTTCGGACGGACGCCGCCGGGACGCTCGCGTCGGTCGCAGTGGAGCGTCCGATCGCTATCACCGACGCGGTCCGCCCGCTGGCCCGACGGCTGGAGACGGACGTCGAGCCGGTTCGGAGCCACGGTGTCGCGGCGATCGCCGCCGTCGCCGACGCGCAACCGGATACCGTCGAACCCGTCGTCACCGAACTCGCCGCCGTCGCCGACGCCGACGACGAGACCGTTCGCCTCGACGCGGTCCGGGCGATCGCCGCCGTGGCGGCGTCCTCGCCCGACGCGATCCGACCGGTCGTCCCCGCTCTCGCGGATCGGGTCGACGATCCCCACGAACCGGTCCGTCGGCCCGCGGCCGACGCGCTGGCTGCGCTCGCACGCGAGATGCCGGTCGACGGGACCGACGTTCCAGCGCTCCTCGAGACCCTCGAGGGCGAGGCGGGGACCGCCTCGGACGCGGACGACGAGTGGATGCAGGGGTACGCGGCCCGCGGCCTCGCCGACGTCGCGCGGTCGGCGATCGCCGACGCCCACCCGGCGGTGCGATCGCTGATCCGACGGCTCGGCGACGACGCGGCCGCCGTTCGGCGGGCCGCGACGCGCGACCTCGTCTCTGTCGCGGCCGAACGGCCGCTCGCGGTTCGCGACGCCGTCGCCCCGCTGGCCGAGCGGTTGGACGACGAGGACGCGACGGTTCGAAACAACGCGGCGATCGTCCTCTCGCGGGTCGCGGCGTCGGCCCCCGACGACGTCCGCGAGGACGGCGTGCTGGTCTCGTTGCTGGCGGCGCTGGACGATTCGGACCACACCGTCCGGCGGACCGTTCGCCGAACGCTCGCCGAGATCGCACCCGCAGACGACGCCGCTGCCGACCGTCGGCCGGCGCTATCGTTGGCCGTCGCGGAGACGACGGCCGAGTCGGAGCGAGTCCGCGTCGCCGCCTGCGAGGCCCTCGCCACGCTCGGCCTCGAGTCCGGGGCGGAGGCCGAAGCCGTCGTCGAGGCGCTCTCCGCGGCGCTGGTCGATCCCACCCCGGCCGTTCGCGTCGCGGCGCTCGAGGCCCTCGCGACGACGCTCGCGGCGGACGCCGACGTCGAGCCGACGCCGACCGACGTGGTCCTCGAGTCGCTGTCGGGCGATGACGACCGGTCGGCCGCCGTCGCCGCCGCGCTCGGGGACGTCGCACAGCGCGATTCGGAGCCGGTCGCCGCGGCCGCCTCGTCGCTGCTCGAGCGGTTCACGCCGGGCGGAGCAGACGCGCCGGCGCTCCGACGGGCGCTGACGACGGTCGTCGCGGTGGACGACGGCAACGCCGTCACCGGGGCGCTGGTCGATCGGCTCGAGTCCGACGGGGACGGTGATTGGCGCGCGACCGCCGGGGAGATCGCGCGGTTGGCGGCGACGGCGCCCGACGACGCGGCCACCGCACGGGATCGACTGGCAGACGTGCTCGCGGACGGCACGCCCGACGGGAGCGGTGCGCCACCGGCCGACGAGGCGGTCCGGGGCTACGCCGCGCTCGCGCTCGGGACTCTCGCGGTAACGGACCACGACGACGGAGACGCGCTGGAATCCGGTCTCGAGGCGATCGACAACCGGCTGCTCGACGCCGCCTCGCTGGCGGCCGGCGGCGAGACGCCGACCCACACCGACGGGATCAACACCCAGCTCTCGGGGATGGGCGACCGGTTGGACGCGGAGCCGTGGGTCGCCGGCCTCGCCGTCCTCGCGCTGGCCGTGCTGGCCGACGAGTCGGCGACGCTCCGACCGACCGGAATCGAGAAGATCGCCGGCGGGCTCGAGGCCGACAGTCCCGTCGTCCGGGTCACCACCGGCCGGGTCCTCGAGACGATGGCCGACGACGACCCGTCCGGGTTCGCGAACGCGGTACCGGCGCTGCTCGCGGCGCTCGAGGACCCCGACGCCGACGTCCGGGCAACGGCCGCCGGCGCGCTGGCCGCGTGTGCCCAGTCGGACGACGGGTCGCCGCTCGAGGACGTCGGCCGGACCCCCCTCTCGGTCCTCGAGTCGCGACTCACCGATCCCGACGGCCGGGTGCGCGCTCGAGCCGTCCGGACGCTGGCGGCGCTCGAGGCGACCGAGACGCGACCCGCGATCGAGTTGCTGACCGACGACCCCGTCCCGGCCGTCGCCGCGGCGGCCGAGGGCGCGGCGACGCGACTCGCCGACGCCACCGATGCACTCCCCGATTCCGACGACGGCGACGCCGCCGGCTGGCCGATGACGCGGGCGGGGCCGGCTCGGACCGGTCACGCAGTCGGCGGTCGACCGCTGGGACGGCGCCCGACCGAACGCTGGCGCGACGATCCCGAAGACGCCGCGATCGAAGCCGCCCCGGCGGTCGTCGGCGAGACGGTCGCCGTCGGTCGCGACGACGGCAGCGTCGCCGCGCTGGACCTCGAGGACGGGCGCGAGCGCTGGCGGTTCGAAACCGGCGGCCCGGTCCGGGCCGCGCCCGCGGTCGCCGAGGGGAGGGTCGTCGTCGGCAGCGCCGACGGTGCCGTCTACGCGATCGACGCCGAGACCGGCGAGCGGGAGTGGCGCTACCAGACCGACGGCCGCGTCCGGACGGCGCCGGTCGTCGCCGACGGGACGGTCTACGTCGGCAGCGACGCGCTGCACGCGATCGACCTCGAGAGCGGACGGCCGATCTGGGCGGTCGATCGGCCCGGCGAATTCGCCGGGCCGACGGTCGCCGACGGGACAGTCTACGTCGCCGTCGACGACCGCCTGCTCGCGCTCGAGGCGGCCGACGGGGACCGACGCTGGGAGCGGACCTTCGAGCGACCGATCGGCACTCCGCCGGCGGTCGCCGACGGTACGGTCTACGTCGCCAGCGGCGAGACGCTGTTGGCGCTGTCGGGCGACGACGGATCGCGCCGGTTCCGGTTCGATACCGGCGCCCGGATCGAGACGGCGCCCGCGGTCGCCGACGGGACGGCATACGTCGCCAGTTCGGACGGCAGCTGCTACGCCGTCGAGACGGCGCGGGGAACCGAGCGCTGGCGCGTCGACGTCGGAACGGCGACGACGGGGCCCGCGGTCGTCGGCGAGGCGGTCTATCTGGCGACCGACGACGGACGCCTGCTCGCGCTGACGGCCGGCGACGGACGCCGGCGCTGGCGACTCGAGCGCGAGGCGACCGCGACAGAACTCGTCGTCTCGAGCGCGACGCTGTGGCTGGTCGACGACGGCGTCGCGGCGCTCGGCGGCAGTCGCTCGTCCCTGACGGAGTCGCTCTCCGGGCTGTTCACCCGATTCGGCGGCGACTCATAG